The Rattus norvegicus strain BN/NHsdMcwi chromosome 2, GRCr8, whole genome shotgun sequence nucleotide sequence tagagggtgggagggacttgggaggaagaaaggagagggaggaaaaaaatatggagagcaggctcaggtatgggaggagacagggataatatacagagggtcaggaaattgaacagagcaatggggggatggggaactggaggtacccaccagaaagttccagatgccaggaaagcaagaggctcccaggagccaacaaagggaaaagggaacctataagaccatatccagaggttaggcaaggcccctggttagagaatggggccacccactcatctccaaatttttaacccagaattcctcctgtctgaaggaaatacagggataaagtaTAGAGCAGGGAtcgaaggaaagaccatccagagactgccccacctggggattcatcccacttacaggcaccaaacccagacactattgctgatgccaagaagtccttgctgacagaagcctgatatagctgtctcctgagaggctttgccagagcttgacaaatacaaatgtggatactggcaactaaccattgaactgagcacagggacctcaatggaggagttagagaaaggactaaaggagatgaagggatttgtaacccaataggaagaacattatcaaccaagcagacctcacaagagctcccaggaattgaaccaccaaccaaagagtactctTGGAGGGCCATATGGCTcccgctgcatatgtagcagaggacggccttgttgggcatcaatgggaggagaggcccttggtcctgtgaaggctttgaTGCTCTAGTCCTGAATGCCAGGACAAggagtatggagagagtgggtaggtaggtagggaagcactctcatagaagtagggggaggggaatgggaatagggggtttgtggaggaaaaccaggaaaggggataacatttgaaatgtaaataaataaaatatccaaattaaaagaAAGGATCATAATGTAAATTTCTGATATGTAGGATCCCTACAGGTTGAGGACCAGTATACTAGGGAATCTTTTGCTGTTGATTTTCTTTAATTGCATGGTCATCATAGAGAATACACTCAGTTGAGAAGTGTTTTATGTTGTAATATATTGTCTGTTTTAGAGTAACTTTTATGGGCTCTAGTGTATTCTTTAGTTTACAGTTTAATATTCAGTAGGTacccgttaggtccatttgatgtGTTATGCCCTTTAATTCTGTTTCTCCATTTATTACTGTTTAGATCACCTGTTCATGGGGgaaagtggggtattgaaatcacTTACTGTTACTGAATTGGAATTAATCTCTGTCTTAAAGTCCAGTAGTACACTTATTATGATAGTGTTTGTTAGAGTTTGGTATATACCTGTTTTCCTAAGTGTAATGTCTTCTTGGGTAACTTAGTGGTTTCAACCTGTAACTAgagtgttttaaaattattttctattttaaaatttttatataatatactttgataatactctttcccctcccccaactcttccaacCTCCTTATCCAACCAATTTCATGTTCTTTGTTCCCTTtctaaacaaaaaaccaaaaaacaaaaaacaaaaaaaaacacaagctaaaataaacaataagacaaaaaatgccaaaacaaaacaaaagcacacaaaaagCATGAAGACTGTTACAAGCTAGCCAACTACTCCTGGACATTCCGCCTGCCCTggtgtgtgatttaggtatataCTCTTTGGAAAAAATGGATTTTCCCTTTCCTTGAAGGTATCCATTGCCATTAAGTTCTTGGTTATGAGTGGCACTTGGTGTCCACTCTTCCTCCTCtatgctgggatttttgtctggTTGGAGTCTGTGAAGATCATGTGTGCACTATCACTGTCTGAGTTCACCCCGAATCTGAGAGAATTGTAGGGTAAATAGGCTTGAATTCATTGCaaagaaaaagacattctgaACAGGAACCCAGTAGCTCAGGCTAATAAACTGGATTCCAGGATGCTCAAAAGCTTTAGCCCAGCAAATGACACCATCATTTGATCAGAAAAGCAGCCTAGAGAAAACAGGGGAAAATCTTTGTAatttacatctgacagagagttagtatatgaaataaacaaacaaacaaacaaaaaaaaccccaaaaatctGAACATCAAAGAAACTAACAATCCAATGTAAAAATGGTGTACTGAAGTAAACCAAGAGAGTCATTCAAAACACAAATGgcacttaaagaactgttcaacatctttagtcaccaggaaagtaaaaagaaaaaacaccccGAGATTTCATTTTTCCCCACTCAGGTCAATAAAACAAATTATAGCCTGTCGGAGAGACCACAAGATTCACCTACACTACTCATGGGTAAATACCCAAAGAACTCTATCTTACCGCAGAGACACTTGCTCAtatatgttcattgctgctctattcacaatagacAGGTATTGAAAACAGCATAGATGTTGATCAAGTAATAAATGGTTATTAGTGTTTTAACAAATCAATACTGTTTCTAAttattgtgtgtatatttatatgcatatatataatttagcTTCACTAATATACAAATTatagaacagtggttctccaTTCTCTTTATCATTTCCAAGCTCCTTTTTGAGCTAAAATTGTTGAAGGTATCCATGATTTTGGCTTTGCCGACAATACACTACCAGAAATAAGAATGTCTGTAAGGTgttcaaaatgttcttttttaCACCTTATTTAAAGTGGAAGAAGCTTTAGAAATATAGACAAAGAAATAGGAattagaaaaaagagaagaggatgggggagTAGGTAACTATGGGCTAAGACTGGGGAGTTCTCACATATACAACATATGGAGATGTCATAAAAATGCCACTGTCTTGTACAAatcataaattaagaaaaatagacaaaaaataGTTCAAGCCTCACTACTGACTCATTTACAATTTGAAGATGAATAAATCAGGCTGGGTGAGACATCTCAGCAGGTAATGTCAGAGCTTAATTGCTGGGACACACACAACGGAAGGAGAGAATGACTCTTACAAATCATCCTCTCACCTTTACACAACAACatagcatgtgcacatatgcctacacaagaacacacaaatatacacatacataattgtccaattaaaataaatgaggCAAAATAATTCAGTCCACTATCGTAAACTGATTTTATTATCCATTATTCTTTCTGGAAAATAacacaaaaaaaaatagatcCTAGTGTTTTCCTAAAAGGTGATACAAATAAAATCCTTAACTATTATAAAATagacctttctctaattttaTTCCATTCTAGAAGTATTTATTTAGCAGTTGTTATATTCATTGAACTATAAAATCAGGTCAATAAGTAagtttattttactatattatggATCCAAGGAGTTAAAGGAAAAAATCAGAAGGAAATAAAGGGAAAATATTATCTATGAAGGACAATTGACTTCCCTCCTATAACTCAACATAATAATTCTCCTTAAGTCCCCATCAAAACCAAGCTAtatttcggtccccagctccgaaaaaaagaaccaaaaaaaaaaaaaaaaaaaaaaaccaagctatATAAGACACTACATTTAAGTCGATGGCCCCTCTCACAGAAAGGAAAGACATGCTTATCTGCCTTACTCAGATCTCAACACTCACTTCTTGTAGCACTTTCCGTAATGTATACTTTATTAACCAAATAATTAACTGGCCACTGGCTGAACCAGAATACTTAAATCTCCTAATAAAAATGATCCCAATAAATAGCTATCTATGTTGCTTTACTAAATATACCTTGGTAAGCCAGGTATGCTGGTTCCTGCATATATATCcagcattcaagagactgaggcagaaggatcacaataCTGAGACTACCCTGGGCTACAcggtaagttcaaggtcaactaTAGACCTTTCCCCCCCTCTACTTCAATAAGAAAACAGATATAGGGAACTAGATAGACTGAATAAAATAAAGTCATAGAAATTCGCACTTTGCCCTGTAAAGTGGAATTTAAGGTCAGAAGTTTAAAGAGAACAGCAAACAAAGAGTGAAATATGTCTTGACATTtagatgcatatatatgcatactatatatatacatacatatgaaagcAAAGAAGATCTGTATCTAGCAAAAACAATGCCTCTAATACAAAATCAGTTAAGAATACACAGATACAAGATTACAGTAAAAATACCAGCCCTTGTCTTCCACCACCAATAGCTTTGGATCACCAGGGAATCTGAATAATTTTTTTGAACATCCCAGACTTAGTAAGTTGCCCACACTGGGGTACTGACATGCATGCCAAAGGATTCTGAGTGACCAACACTTAATAGTTAATGAGAATATAAAGAGTACAAAAACACATGTGATATGGATGCAAgaattcaaaatgtaaatttgGGCTGCATAATGAATCTGCATCCTTAATCTtagtaaaaagaaatatatttactgTTTCTAAGGTTTCTGGACTAGAATAATCAGAGTTTGAATATAATAGAGAATCTGGCTAGAATTCCTGTCTACAATGAAGGCATCATTAATCTCTATAATATTTAACTCAGCTCCCTCAGGACTGAGAGGCACAAAAGGGGGGAAACGGGTATGTGTGGAGCCAACAAAGAggagtcttaaaaataaaagatcgTGCCTCAGAAGCTAAAGAATCTAGCACCCTGAAGCACCATGTCAGTACTCTCCCCATACTTAAGTTATTCTAGAAAGTTTTAATTTCTGCTCATTACAAGGACCCTTCTCAATAGCCTAAGGACAATGAATCTCATGTACTGTATTTCCCCTTCTACTTCAGTAGGGACACTGATACAGATTACTAGACAGactgaataaaaaataaagccataGAAATTTACACTTTACCCTACAATTCCATGGCTATCCTaagattaattctgctatttgtcATGGGACAAACAGGAAGTAATTAATGCTTCAGTAGTTACAGCTTAGTACAGCAATAGTAAGAACGTCAACTATCACCACCAAGTATGGCCATGGATGCTTGTCATCTACCAAAGTCCATTAGTGGGATACTGCTGTCTTCGCACTAATAAAGCTGAAGACAAGGCAACAATGGCATTAAAACAATGGACCATCACCAACTGAAAGTTCGTGTTCTGCTCTTTTCTGTTTGATGCAATATTATTAAGGAGTATCTAAGAACTTAGTTATAAAGTCTTCCTCAATCACAGTCAAAGCAGGTTGTTAAGCCTTGGTGGTACTGATTTTTCACAAGCCCACACTTGCTCTGTTCTCTGTTAAAATCTGAGCAGAAGGTGAAGGATATACATTAGTTTAAATTTTAGAAAGAGAGCTAAGCTGTGAAAGAATCTAAAGCTATTCTTCAGAGTTTCAACTCTattacttccttcctttcttcggTGGATATGTGAATTCAACTTTCTGggtacagaagcagcaaaaaacATTTTGCATTCTAAAATAATCAAATATGTGTTATTTCTGTGAGGCAGTGATTGTAAATTTGGGCTTTCTTTTAATTGCATCGACTGTGAGTGCAGTAGAAATTAGACAAGTGGTTACTGAGTACATTTGTCATATTGACCCATTTGATTTAGGAAATACTGGTTTTGGGATTTTgtaagcaaattaaaaaaaatcccattttcttgtgtttcagaCTCTATTAGACCATTCTATTATGCTACTTAATATGTAAGTGGAAAATAAAGTATTCTTTTCATTTGAGAATATGCACTAAGAAATAAATGTGTCAAACTCATTGACAGTAGcaagtttaatttaaaattagaaatgtttGGCTTGATATGTGAAAAATAGAGCAACCATATGGTGCCAACAGCAATTTTGTACTTTCACTGGTACAAATATCAGTTAAAATATTTCCCTTAACACTGTCAATGTTTGATCAATATCTAATTGAACAATTTCAAGTGTACAATAATGGTTTAAGGATTGACACTGAGAAAGGAAACTTAAAAGCCATGATAAATCTTGTCATATCAATAGCAAACAGTGAAATCTGGTCATATAATTGGATCTCATATCATGTTAATGAATATCTTTAGTTTATAATGCTTATAGGAGAAACAGATAGCTTATTTACTGTTACAAAACTGCTAGGAAAATGTCTATATCAGGAAACTGAATGATAAGTTGCTGATGGCTCCCACTATTCGTGAATTACTTTCTTGATAGATTTGCATTATCAAAAACATCTTCTGGTTTGTTATTACAAAATCAATGCCAAAATGTTATGATCAACTCAAAACACTGCAAAAACATGAATCTACCATTTTCTGCCCAACTCTTATTTTGTGGAAAACATCTAAGAACAAATGGAATTTAACTGCAGTCTCATCAAGCATTATGGTCCttaactttctgttttccaaatatTAAAGGTATCTTATAAAACTCATGACATCCATACTGGGAACCTAGAAACAGATTTTATATCTTGACTAAGTGACACTTTCGAAACCTGGCATTTCAATCAATGTGGTATATAATGGCTATAATCCCATCTCCATCTTTAAAACAATAACTTAGGCTCAGATGGTGATATAGCATATTATTAAAGCAGCCTCAATTTTAACAGCTACCTGCAACTGATTCAAGTCATTTACCCAAGGGTTTACCAGTACCAGTATCACAGCCtaaatcattcattcattacCATATGGAATCATAAAGATTCTGAGTCAATGGAAACTGAATACTGATTATGAAAAactattgatttatttaattcTGTTCATAACTAGATAGCCTTTCAAACTACTCCGGAGGCTAATCTATTGAGTCTGTTACTCAAGTCTCTTTCTCCATAAGGCAGTTCTGATAAATGATGAGACAACAATAAGGGGGGTGTCATGACCCTGTCTTTGACACCCCTTCTTATCTCTTTCCTGCAGCCCTCTCCATGATTGTATTtctgtaacttaaaaaaaaatccacagaactGGTAAGATGAAGAGGCCAGAAGTATTCTTTAACTGGAGATAAAATAATACTGAGGTGTACTGAAAGAGCAGCATACCAGCTAGAGTCATTCTTCCAGACAGGAACTGAAGGTCTCTTTCATTACCAACCCTCTTTATGAGAGAGTATCCTGAATGAGCAGAAACATTTTAGTCCACCAGTTGGGTGTTATCAATCAAAATCATTAGTACACCTATTTTTGTTCACTAAAATAAATAGGTCTGGAAGTTTTAGTTGCTTTGCAGAATGATATGTAGATATAAATTTGGAACAGACAGTGACTTTATTctctaacactgagccatcctctGAATAATCTTATCTTTTGGCAGTTGCTTTTACTGGCTTCtcttaaaataaaacatccaTTGAGAGCCTGATGCTATTCACACACTCAAGGTACAGAAATGACACCATTTAAGGTATCCACTCTCAtgttaaagaaacacaaaatttgtCAAACTAGCAGTGAAGGTCGAATAGTTAGATGCTGTTAGAATTCAGTATTATGGAAACTGAAGATTGACAGATATCAGCAACTTGGCAGAGCTAGACAACTGCTCCAGTGATAAAATGTATAAAGTTGTCATAGGAAACATTTCAAGTTAATCATAGATAGACTCCCTAAATAAACATGTCTAGAGCATCCAATAAAAATACTACAAGCTGAACTCACCCCATATgtcattatttcatttatatttaatattaaaggGCCCATTTAAGTAGAGCTCTGTTCTAAGACCTCTTCCTAGGCAAATGCAAACTATCTTTTAGAAAATTGGCATCCACGTTTTCTATTGACTCATAATAACAGCAGATAACTCTGGGTGAGGATGTGACTTAATCCAGATGTCTTCCCCTTAATGCAGATTTTTATGGCCCTACTGTGGACAGCCAAGCTTTGATAGTATATCACAGGTGGTTTCTCTGGCCACATTCCTAAGTTCTTGAATAACTTGGATATCTAGGTAAACAATTTCTTCACCCTATATCTATacaacattttattattaaattttgccTGTGTTTGTATCTATGATCAACATAGAATCTTTACAACTCAAGAGTACAAACAGTTTCAACTGGTTCTCATACTAAGCACTCATATCAAATAAGACTGAAGAAACAGCTATTTATATAGTCATGCACACAATTACATGTGTAAATGAATAATGTGAGTTACAAAGGGTATAGTCATTTTGACCAACTAATCAATAACACAGCCATCCACACTACAAGGTGGCTTGTCAGACTCTGGCCTTCAATGAACAACTCAAACTCTTTAAACCTATCTGACACATGAATAAATTATTCTGTCTATTCTCTGTATTTTGAAGACAGAAAGATTTACTGAATGGAACTGATCCATATACAATAATTTCTACATACTTAAATAtcataaaatttttgaaaaacatcttttagaattttttctatttcttcctcccATGCTACAAAATTCAAATCTTAGTGTCAAATCATTTCCAGACATCTAGAAAATGAAATATGTTCTCAATACCAAGGCAATCAACAGCTGGATAGTTATTGTTAAATAACATTTCTCACCAGCTGTTTGCTGGACCCTCTTATTTTAGTGTCATAAACACCTGCAACCCTGTGAACACGTGAGAAACTCATTAACTTTTATAACACTATTGCATAGCTTATCTCAGATATCAACTACAGAAATCTCAGTAGGAAGATATATGTATTCTGTAAGCATATAAAATTTCACAGTATAAGGGGAACAAAAAGTAGTAAGATATACATTTGTCAAAATATTCATACTATAGGTGGTACACTGAAAGACTAATCCAGCATTTAGAATCTAACCCCTCCATACTACTAATCATGTAACAGTATGTAACATACACCATGTAACCATGTATATTCAACTGTATGTGTGACCAAACCTATAGATACAAGAAGCTGCTGTTAAATAGAAGCACAATTTCACTATAATTATTGCAGAAAacccaatgaagaaaaaaaagtgataaGTTCATAAAATAGGCCATCCAGTATTAACAAGTTAAGACTAAAAACACTTTGACTAATACATTAGGTAAGGttcaaaatatccagtaaaattggtttttaaaattggCCTAGAgatagtggttaaaagcattgacCGCTCTTCCAAtagaccagagtttgattccctgTACCACTTCATCTATAACTAATGCAtatagtacacagacatatatgcagccaaatatacacacaaaataaataatttattttaaatgtaagtagAAGCACAATATTCAAACTAGTAAGATAATGGATGAACAGAGGGAACCAAGGTAGTAACATAAGCTCAGATTAATAAAAATTGCACATATTCTACATATTTTAATAAGGAGAGAATGCACACCAAAAAAGGCACCATAAAATAGTCTTGTATGCCTATAGTCGGTTGTTCAAGTTGATGCAACTCTAGAAATATGCACAGAAACTGAAATAGGGGAAGAACAATCAGCAGATCTATCTCTAATCAAAAGAGTggggagacaaagagagaaagtgCTCAGGCCAAAAGTGATGGACTCTTCTCACTGGCAAATGATGAAGCTATAGAAAGAGTGAAGCAATGTCTGTGGCATTATAAATGACCATCTTAAGGTAAAGACAGATTTGCTCACCAAATCCTGGAGAAGCTGCTTCTAAGACCTGACTTGAACTATCTTTAGGAAGAAGAGTTTATGTTACAAGGTGACTCTGGCAGGGGAATGTTTGAGGACTGAAATCAGAGTCAAAGTCATGAATGGCTGAGATAAGCTAAGGTTGATTCTCATCCTCTACAGTAGTTAAAGAGTGCAGCTGTGCCCTTGACACTCCAGTGACTTCATCAATTCAAGCTGCTAACACTCTACTATACACGAAGCCAGCTATTTCTGTAATTCCATGTCACATTGACTATACCATGTTATCTTAAGTATCAGTCAATTTGTTCTATCAGAAAGGCTCACATCTACATTCCAGTCACCTGAATACACTGTAAGAAAATACTACCTAGGGATCATTTTTATGTAATACCTACAGGAGACAATCTGGGTTTTCACTGAGGGCCTGGAAGACTTTTGTATTACAGTGTATTACTTTTGTGTAACCATTTGTGCAGGTGTCTACTTTcagagatgaaagaaaaaaaatttatttatataagctCTAATACTATTGTAAGTGGTAGCAAACACTGAGCTACCCtgaagttagaaaaaaaatccaagcgcaaggccctgggttcggtccccagctccgaaaaaaagaaccaaaaaaaaaaaaaaaatccaagtgacCTATGCTGGTTTAAGTAGCTAATTAAAACAAAGTAGGATGGAAACGAGATTTCTAAAGAACAATGAATTTGTTGATGATTCAACTAGCATAAAGAATGCAACTTTGAGCAGATGAATGTGTTTAAAGTTCCATCAATTCTGTCTTTGAAATTAAACTGCCATTAGGACGTGTTATATTTGCTATTAATTTAAATCAGTTGTTTTCCTACTTTGAAATTAAAACTCAATTCAACTATAGGATAGAAATGTCCTAGTCATAAACACCAAATGGGTGCTTttcagagaaaatatattttagctTGCTCTGACTTATTTCCCTTATTTTCCTACAATGGAAACTTATACTAAATGCCTTTCAGATGAAAAGTAAGAAAAGTATTACAAATATGTTTTATTGCTCTCCTTAAATCCGTACAAGGATCAGTAATCCTGAATGCCCAGAGAAAtatctttattcttttaatttttactggtttACTAAACACAGACCTCAACATATTATATGTGAAGGACAGTGTTTAACTAAAAGCAAAATAAGTTATGCTTGCTAAAAAACCATACAGCTAAGTATATCCAACTCATAGACTATAGTTATTACTTAAAATCTAGTTCTAATTCACTGTGTTGACTCCACAGGACAGAGAGGCTCTTGATACTACAGATGCATTCACCCAAAGCATATGAATCCGAAGGAGTGAAGGATCCACAGATAAAGAGAACTAATCAGCAATGGACTCTTAATGTGATACTAAACAATACTCTTTCTATCAGCATAAAAATTGACCcgtgtagttttaaaaaaaattaccaaggAGTTCAGCAAACCTTACTTCTGGCAGTGGGCTGGCCGGCTTTGTTAGGATTCCTCCAACATATACAACGTTAGGCAGGGTGGGCCTTGGAAACTCCAGTGCTACGTCAGTACATAACATCCACAAGCTGGACCCATGAACCAAATCATACATGGACTTTGCAGGGAGCAGGTTGTACTTCTGCATTATCCTTTCATATTTCGGAAGAACCAGAAAGCTAACCCCCATTCTGGATATGAGGTAAACGCCTGTATTTTTCATCCTTTCCAGGAAGTTCATGCGGTCTGTGAGGAGTGAGTTAAACTCTGGGACATAAGCTAAAGGAGCAGGCGCTCCGACTTCAGCAGGATACCAAAGGCCAGTAGAAAACACAGCATACTTAACGCCTAAAAGATGAGCGATCACAAATCCACACATATCATTGGGGTCAACCAGTAGCAGgtcaaacttttcttttttcaaaccCTGGATTAGGGCTTGGTTGCCAACCATCATGTCACAATTCTTAGTATAGTGATCCAGTATGTCAACCAGTTCAACTGCTGTCAATCTTCCAGAGAAAATATTCCGCATTTTAGACTGCAGGAAAGCATCTGAGGTGGTACTGTTGAAGATCCCTGGGTATCGCTGGAGGCTGTAGTGATTAGATGGGTCaatgtctctgccttctgagaggaGGAACACAGTGTGATGGCCTCTCTCGTGCAAGGCTGATGCTAGTGTCTTGAAAATGTACAAATGGCTTTCAAACATAATTGGCGGCACAATGATGATTTTAGCAGCCCTTGCTATTCCAACAGCACTCCACAGGAGCATGAAATATGGAGTATAAGACTTCATAGCTGCAAAGATAACCAGAAAATGACTTAAAACATTATAGAGGCTTGCCATTCCAAACaatcacaaatattttattttccaaaataccTAATgactaattctttttaaaaattagtctaATATGTGTTCCAAAGAAGCCTTCATAAAACAACAATATCATTATGTATGGAATTGGAAGAAATTGATATATAAGACCTATTAAGACCAATCTGAAAATATATAGCCTCATCAATAACACAGACAATAACTtctaaaaaaaaccccaaaggcTCTTGATATTACTTCTTTGAAAACTATCTGTGAAATAGTACTAATAAATTCTTGTTCTTAATAAATGTCATGTTAACTCCAGGAAGAGATTTTAATTTTCAGGTTTATAAGTATACAATTGTCacttaaatcattttaatttagtGATAATATTCCCAATTGTGATTAAAGTTTTCCAAGAGAGGTCACACTTCAAAAACAATTCAGTAATTCTTTAGACAGGTATAATAACCTTTAGCatgttttttttatcactaaGTACACTAAATATTCTGATGGTCTGCATgtatgtaacattttttttttgttgagcaCTGTGATAATTCAGGGCATCATCCAAATGAATGACTCTCAAAAGACAAGTGCAAGAGTATATTGAAGAAGGTTTGGTGAATGAGTGTGTCCCAGACCACCCTGTGTATGTGCCACCTTCAGTTAGAGTGTCAACTTCAAAGCAGACATTTCTCCCACCTTTTCTGGTTAACAGGTTAAATACAAGGT carries:
- the Ugt8 gene encoding 2-hydroxyacylsphingosine 1-beta-galactosyltransferase isoform X1; translated protein: MKSYTPYFMLLWSAVGIARAAKIIIVPPIMFESHLYIFKTLASALHERGHHTVFLLSEGRDIDPSNHYSLQRYPGIFNSTTSDAFLQSKMRNIFSGRLTAVELVDILDHYTKNCDMMVGNQALIQGLKKEKFDLLLVDPNDMCGFVIAHLLGVKYAVFSTGLWYPAEVGAPAPLAYVPEFNSLLTDRMNFLERMKNTGVYLISRMGVSFLVLPKYERIMQKYNLLPAKSMYDLVHGSSLWMLCTDVALEFPRPTLPNVVYVGGILTKPASPLPEDLQRWVDGAQEHGFVLVSFGAGVKYLSEDIANKLAGALGRLPQKVIWRFSGTKPKNLGNNTKLIEWLPQNDLLGHSNIRAFLSHGGLNSIFETMYHGVPVVGIPLFGDHYDTMTRVQAKGMGILLEWNTVTEGELYDALVKVINNPSYRQRAQKLSEIHKDQPGHPVNRTTYWIDYILRHDGAHHLRSAVHQISFCQYFLLDIAFVLLLGAVALYFIVSYVTKFIYRKVKSLCSRSTHSTVNGHYQNGILNGRYKGNGHIKHEKKVK